Proteins encoded by one window of Azospirillum brasilense:
- a CDS encoding thioredoxin family protein: MAAETPVCDFGRKAEDFSLKGTDGKTYSLADVQGPSGTLVMFICNHCPYVKAVIGRIVEEVDALRAHGIGAVAIMSNDTDAYPDDGFENMKRFAAEHGFTFPYLLDETQEVARAYGAVCTPDFFGFNADLCLQYRGRLDASKREPIPDAPRELFHAMVRIAQTGQGPTDQIPSMGCSIKWRNPA, encoded by the coding sequence ATGGCGGCGGAAACCCCGGTGTGCGACTTCGGCCGGAAGGCGGAGGATTTCAGCCTGAAGGGAACCGATGGAAAGACCTACAGCCTGGCCGACGTCCAGGGACCGAGCGGCACGCTGGTCATGTTCATCTGCAACCATTGCCCCTATGTGAAGGCGGTGATCGGCCGGATCGTCGAGGAGGTCGATGCGCTGCGGGCCCACGGCATCGGCGCCGTCGCCATCATGTCGAACGACACCGACGCCTATCCCGACGACGGCTTCGAGAATATGAAGCGCTTCGCGGCGGAACACGGCTTCACCTTCCCCTATCTGCTCGACGAAACGCAGGAGGTGGCGCGGGCCTATGGCGCGGTCTGCACGCCCGACTTCTTCGGCTTCAACGCCGACCTCTGCCTGCAGTACCGCGGGCGGCTGGACGCCTCCAAGCGCGAGCCGATCCCCGACGCCCCGCGCGAGCTGTTCCACGCGATGGTGCGCATTGCCCAGACGGGGCAGGGGCCGACGGATCAGATCCCCAGCATGGGCTGCTCCATCAAATGGCGGAATCCCGCTTGA
- the der gene encoding ribosome biogenesis GTPase Der — MSFTVALVGRPNVGKSTLFNRLAGKKLALVDDTPGVTRDWRSAPARVGGLSFTVVDTAGLEDVTDDSLEARMRRQTERALERADVALFIVDARTGITPLDRHFAALLRKSKTPVILVANKAEGKVGMTGLYEAFELGLGDPLALSAEHGEGMADLVQALLPYAPPEPEPVETAPAPIKGEDGEELPVGDQPETDEERARPIQIAIVGRPNVGKSTLLNALIGEERVLTGPEAGMTRDAISVDWEWRGRKFRLVDTAGMRRRARVDAKVEKLAVADALRVVRMAQVVLLVVDANQILDKQDLTIARTVVEEGRALVIALNKWDAVDDRAMALRQVEDKLQAALAQIKGVEVVTISALQGKKLDTLLDSILSTYAQWNRRIPTAQLNRWIEGVLDHHPPPLVEGRRVKIRYATQVKTRPPTVALFVNKPLDLPESYQRYLIAHLRETFDLPGVPVRLLLRKQKNPYADD, encoded by the coding sequence ATGTCCTTCACCGTCGCTCTTGTCGGTCGGCCGAATGTCGGCAAATCGACTCTGTTCAACCGTTTGGCCGGCAAGAAGCTGGCGCTGGTCGACGACACGCCCGGCGTGACGCGCGACTGGCGCTCGGCCCCCGCCCGCGTGGGCGGGCTGTCCTTCACCGTGGTCGACACCGCGGGCCTGGAGGACGTCACCGACGACAGCCTGGAGGCGCGCATGCGCCGCCAGACCGAACGCGCCCTGGAACGCGCCGACGTGGCGCTGTTCATCGTGGACGCACGCACCGGCATCACGCCGCTGGACCGCCATTTCGCGGCCCTGCTGCGCAAGAGCAAGACCCCCGTCATCCTCGTTGCCAACAAGGCCGAGGGCAAGGTGGGGATGACCGGACTCTACGAGGCGTTCGAGCTTGGCCTGGGTGACCCGCTCGCGCTGTCGGCGGAGCATGGCGAGGGCATGGCCGACCTGGTCCAGGCCCTGCTGCCCTATGCCCCGCCGGAACCGGAGCCGGTCGAGACGGCGCCGGCCCCCATCAAGGGGGAGGATGGCGAGGAGCTGCCCGTCGGCGACCAGCCGGAAACCGACGAGGAGCGTGCCCGCCCGATCCAGATCGCCATCGTCGGTCGTCCGAACGTCGGCAAGTCCACCCTGCTCAACGCCCTGATCGGTGAAGAGCGCGTGCTGACCGGCCCCGAGGCCGGCATGACGCGCGATGCCATCAGCGTCGATTGGGAGTGGCGGGGCCGCAAGTTCCGGCTGGTCGACACCGCCGGCATGCGCCGTCGCGCCCGCGTCGACGCCAAGGTGGAGAAGCTGGCCGTCGCCGACGCCCTGCGCGTCGTCCGCATGGCCCAGGTCGTCCTGCTCGTGGTCGATGCCAACCAGATCCTCGACAAGCAGGACCTGACCATCGCCCGCACGGTGGTGGAGGAGGGCCGCGCCCTGGTCATCGCCCTGAACAAGTGGGACGCCGTGGACGACCGCGCCATGGCCCTGCGTCAGGTCGAGGACAAGCTCCAGGCCGCCCTGGCCCAGATCAAGGGCGTGGAGGTGGTGACCATCTCCGCGCTGCAGGGAAAGAAGCTGGACACGCTGCTCGACTCGATCCTGTCGACCTACGCGCAATGGAACCGCCGCATCCCGACGGCCCAGCTCAACCGCTGGATCGAGGGCGTGCTGGATCACCACCCGCCGCCCCTGGTCGAGGGCCGTCGCGTGAAGATCCGCTACGCCACGCAGGTGAAGACGCGCCCGCCGACCGTGGCGCTGTTCGTCAACAAGCCGCTGGACCTGCCGGAAAGCTACCAGCGCTATCTGATCGCGCATCTGCGCGAGACGTTCGACCTGCCGGGCGTGCCTGTGCGGCTGCTCCTGCGCAAGCAGAAGAATCCCTACGCGGACGATTGA
- a CDS encoding NUDIX hydrolase translates to MSGDLKPWTVLERRTLLDAGPFLKVHAETVETPEGRRVENFYQVEQTDFVLMFVEDEAGRVLMLRTYKHGPRRVSQTFPAGALDPGEEPLAAAKRELLEETGYAAEDWTALGSYVVQGNQRGCVCHMFHARNARKVAEADSGDLEEMRLELLTRAELIAAAAEGDYALLPVIAILGAVLLPELRDSLARSAARPAP, encoded by the coding sequence ATGAGCGGAGACCTGAAGCCCTGGACGGTCCTGGAGCGCCGGACCCTGCTCGACGCCGGACCTTTCCTGAAGGTGCACGCCGAGACCGTCGAGACGCCGGAGGGCCGGCGGGTGGAGAATTTCTATCAGGTCGAGCAGACCGATTTCGTGCTGATGTTCGTCGAGGACGAGGCCGGGCGCGTGCTGATGCTGCGCACCTACAAGCACGGCCCGCGCCGCGTCAGCCAGACCTTCCCCGCCGGGGCGCTGGACCCCGGTGAGGAACCGCTGGCCGCGGCGAAGCGGGAGTTGCTGGAGGAAACCGGCTACGCCGCGGAAGACTGGACCGCGCTCGGTTCCTACGTGGTGCAGGGCAACCAGCGCGGCTGCGTCTGCCACATGTTCCACGCCCGCAACGCCCGGAAAGTGGCCGAGGCGGACTCCGGAGACCTGGAGGAGATGCGGTTGGAATTGCTGACCCGCGCGGAGCTGATCGCCGCGGCGGCAGAGGGCGATTACGCCCTGCTGCCGGTCATCGCCATACTGGGCGCCGTCCTGCTGCCGGAACTGCGCGACAGCCTCGCGCGGTCGGCGGCGCGTCCGGCGCCCTGA
- a CDS encoding CvpA family protein, which yields MDTFPINPADLAVIVVLLLSALLAFTRGMVAEVLSVAAWVGAALITLNALPHVLPIAQTYIHVEMAAYAASAVALFVVSLVVLTILGRVVSRGVQNSGLSALDRSLGFVFGLLKGAILASVAYLFFAWLVPNPAEHPAWLQSAKTRPMLVSGASMIYEVMPESLRKDGLGQMDMARERARQAVEAKEALDRLSTPVPGAPKTGGASQSDTGYKDRDRGDLERLIQNAR from the coding sequence ATGGACACCTTCCCGATCAACCCGGCGGATCTGGCCGTCATCGTGGTGCTTCTGCTGTCGGCCCTGCTGGCCTTCACCCGCGGCATGGTCGCCGAGGTGCTGTCGGTCGCCGCCTGGGTCGGTGCGGCGCTGATCACGCTGAACGCCCTGCCCCACGTCCTGCCCATCGCGCAGACCTACATCCACGTCGAGATGGCCGCCTACGCCGCGTCGGCGGTGGCGCTGTTCGTCGTCAGCCTTGTGGTTTTGACAATCCTGGGCCGCGTCGTGTCGCGCGGGGTGCAGAATTCCGGCCTTTCGGCGCTCGACCGCTCGCTGGGCTTCGTCTTCGGCCTCCTGAAGGGTGCAATCCTCGCCTCGGTGGCCTATCTCTTCTTCGCTTGGCTGGTGCCGAACCCGGCGGAGCATCCGGCCTGGCTGCAGAGCGCCAAGACCCGGCCGATGCTGGTGTCCGGCGCCTCCATGATCTACGAGGTGATGCCGGAGTCGCTGCGCAAGGACGGGCTGGGCCAGATGGACATGGCGCGGGAACGCGCGCGGCAGGCGGTGGAGGCCAAGGAGGCGCTGGACCGCCTGTCCACGCCGGTTCCCGGAGCGCCGAAGACCGGTGGTGCGTCGCAATCCGATACCGGTTATAAGGACCGGGACCGCGGCGACCTTGAGCGACTGATCCAGAACGCACGCTGA
- a CDS encoding SDR family NAD(P)-dependent oxidoreductase: MSRLSGRTALITGASRGIGAAVAKRFAAEGAHVILAARTVGGLEETDDAIVKATGRNATLVPLDLRQFDKIDQLGYSIFERFGKLDILVSNAGVLEALGPVAHYDPKLWQRVMDVNVTANFRLIRSFDRLLRASDAGRAIFVTSGAANAPYPYWSPYGASKAALEMMVKTYAMEIAASNLRVNLVDPGIVATKLRMQAFPGEDQTKLAQPGDVTEAFVALAEASCTRHGEVVSAQG; this comes from the coding sequence ATGTCCCGTCTTTCCGGCCGCACCGCCCTCATCACCGGCGCCTCGCGCGGCATCGGCGCCGCCGTCGCCAAGCGCTTCGCCGCCGAAGGCGCCCACGTCATCCTCGCTGCCCGCACCGTCGGCGGGCTGGAGGAGACCGACGACGCGATCGTCAAGGCCACCGGCCGGAACGCCACGCTGGTCCCGCTGGACCTGCGTCAGTTCGACAAGATCGACCAGCTCGGCTACTCGATCTTCGAGCGCTTCGGGAAGCTCGACATCCTGGTCAGCAACGCCGGCGTTCTGGAAGCGCTGGGGCCGGTCGCCCATTACGATCCGAAGCTGTGGCAGCGCGTGATGGACGTGAACGTCACGGCCAACTTCCGCCTGATCCGCTCCTTCGACCGCCTGCTGCGCGCGTCCGATGCGGGGCGCGCCATCTTCGTGACCTCGGGCGCCGCGAACGCGCCCTACCCCTACTGGAGCCCGTACGGAGCCAGCAAGGCGGCGCTGGAGATGATGGTGAAGACCTACGCGATGGAAATCGCCGCGTCGAACCTGCGCGTCAATCTGGTCGATCCCGGCATCGTGGCGACCAAGCTGCGCATGCAGGCCTTCCCCGGCGAGGACCAGACCAAGCTGGCCCAACCGGGCGACGTGACCGAAGCCTTCGTGGCTCTGGCCGAGGCGTCCTGCACCCGCCACGGCGAAGTGGTGTCGGCGCAAGGCTAA
- a CDS encoding ABC transporter ATP-binding protein, which translates to MSQVPPAHPPKIALKNVHKAFGPKVVLNGIDLEVGRGESLVVIGGSGTGKSVMLKCILGLLSPDSGSIRVDGEETTKLRPREREKLLHKFGMLFQGAALFDSLKVWENVAFGLIQGEHMPRAKAKDIAIAKMGAVGLGPEVGELFPSELSGGMQKRVGLARAIADEPEIIFFDEPTTGLDPIMADVINELIVKCVKDLGATAVTITHDMASARKIADRVAMIYQGRIIWTGHANDIDHSGNPYVDQFVHGRGEGPIKMQVRAL; encoded by the coding sequence ATGTCGCAGGTTCCCCCCGCTCATCCGCCGAAGATCGCGCTGAAGAACGTGCACAAGGCGTTCGGACCCAAGGTCGTGCTGAACGGCATCGACCTGGAGGTCGGGCGCGGCGAGTCGCTGGTGGTCATCGGCGGGTCGGGCACCGGCAAGTCGGTCATGCTGAAATGCATCCTCGGCCTGCTGTCGCCGGACAGCGGCTCCATCCGCGTCGACGGCGAGGAGACGACGAAGCTGCGCCCGCGCGAGCGCGAGAAGCTGCTGCACAAGTTCGGCATGCTGTTCCAGGGCGCCGCCCTGTTCGACAGCCTGAAGGTCTGGGAGAACGTCGCCTTCGGCCTGATCCAGGGCGAGCACATGCCGCGCGCCAAGGCCAAGGACATCGCCATCGCCAAGATGGGCGCGGTCGGCCTCGGTCCGGAGGTGGGCGAGCTGTTCCCGTCGGAGCTGTCGGGCGGCATGCAGAAGCGCGTCGGCCTCGCCCGCGCCATCGCCGACGAGCCGGAGATCATCTTCTTCGACGAGCCGACGACCGGTCTCGACCCGATCATGGCCGACGTGATCAACGAGCTGATCGTGAAGTGCGTGAAGGATCTCGGCGCCACCGCCGTGACCATCACCCACGACATGGCCTCGGCTCGCAAGATCGCCGATCGCGTGGCGATGATCTACCAGGGCCGGATCATCTGGACTGGCCACGCCAACGACATCGACCATTCCGGCAACCCCTATGTGGACCAGTTCGTCCATGGCCGGGGCGAAGGGCCGATCAAGATGCAGGTGCGGGCGCTGTAA
- a CDS encoding MlaE family ABC transporter permease: MGFLAATGRAFLIFLEATGKLAMFTGAALSHCVRPPFYPRQILRQMIDIGYYSLPVVGLTALFTGMVLALQSYSGFSRFQAEGAIATVVALSVTRELGPVLGGLMVAGRIGAAMAAEIGTMRVTEQIDALSTLSTNPFKYLVAPRLIAGLAMLPLLVLVADIIGVFGGFLVGVYRLDFNPASYIGRTWEFLEPVDVISGLVKAAVFGFMVSLMGCYHGYHSRGGAQGVGAATTNAVVSASILILVWNYLITGIFFSTK; the protein is encoded by the coding sequence ATGGGTTTCCTTGCCGCCACCGGACGGGCCTTCCTGATCTTTCTGGAAGCCACCGGAAAGCTCGCCATGTTCACCGGCGCCGCCCTGTCGCACTGCGTGCGCCCGCCGTTCTACCCGCGGCAGATCCTGCGCCAGATGATCGACATCGGCTATTACTCGCTGCCGGTGGTCGGGCTGACCGCGCTGTTCACCGGCATGGTGCTGGCGCTGCAGAGCTATTCCGGCTTTTCCCGTTTCCAGGCGGAGGGCGCCATCGCCACGGTGGTCGCCCTGTCGGTGACGCGGGAACTGGGGCCGGTGCTGGGCGGCTTGATGGTCGCCGGGCGCATCGGCGCCGCCATGGCCGCCGAGATCGGCACCATGCGCGTGACCGAGCAGATCGACGCGCTGTCGACCCTGTCGACCAACCCCTTCAAGTATCTGGTGGCGCCGCGCCTGATCGCCGGGCTGGCCATGCTGCCGCTGCTGGTGCTGGTGGCGGACATCATCGGCGTGTTCGGCGGCTTCCTGGTCGGCGTCTACCGGCTGGACTTCAACCCGGCCTCCTACATCGGCCGGACCTGGGAGTTCCTGGAGCCGGTCGACGTGATCTCCGGCCTCGTCAAGGCGGCGGTGTTCGGGTTCATGGTCTCGCTGATGGGCTGCTACCACGGCTACCATTCGCGCGGCGGCGCCCAGGGTGTGGGTGCGGCGACGACCAACGCGGTGGTGTCGGCCTCCATCCTGATCCTGGTGTGGAACTACCTCATCACCGGCATCTTCTTCTCGACGAAGTGA
- a CDS encoding PQQ-binding-like beta-propeller repeat protein → MTRIPMAAPTAHPTAKRRSLRTALLSAPLLAVLLSGCDTVSGWFGKTPDPPLPGERVSVLTRERKVEVDQRLVGTPVALPPAVANPTWAQPGGTPEHSGGNLALSATPAEAWRGDVGTGASSSRSLLATPVIADGRIFAMDADSHVAALDERTGRQLWRVDTKPEKERGGASGGGVAFADGRVFAATGFGEVVALDPANGSIVWRKRVPGPVRGAPTVEGGRVLVLTLDNQLTALSASDGAVQWSHQGILETAGLLGAVSPAASPTLIVAPYSSGELYGLRPENGRVAWQESLAAIRRSGALSSLADIRGLPVMDRGVVYGIGHSGRMIAIDERIGIRLWEAEIGGTQTPWLAGDYLFVVTNDSELVALTRQAGHARWVAQLAQFTDPEDKKGPITWSGPVLAGGKLYVTGSNGQMLALSPADGQVLTRYSLPASTYLPPVVANNTLYVLGENGTLVAYR, encoded by the coding sequence ATGACCCGCATTCCTATGGCCGCCCCGACCGCGCACCCCACCGCGAAGCGCCGCTCCCTGCGCACCGCTCTGCTCTCCGCCCCGCTGCTGGCCGTGCTGCTCAGCGGCTGCGACACCGTCAGCGGGTGGTTCGGCAAGACCCCCGATCCGCCCCTGCCGGGCGAGCGGGTGTCCGTCCTGACCCGCGAGCGCAAGGTCGAGGTCGACCAGCGGCTGGTCGGCACGCCGGTCGCCCTGCCGCCCGCCGTGGCCAACCCGACCTGGGCGCAGCCCGGCGGCACGCCGGAGCACAGCGGCGGCAACCTCGCCTTGTCGGCCACGCCGGCCGAGGCGTGGCGCGGCGACGTCGGCACGGGGGCCAGCAGCTCCCGCTCGCTGCTGGCCACGCCGGTCATCGCCGACGGCCGCATCTTCGCCATGGACGCCGACTCGCACGTCGCCGCCCTGGACGAGCGCACCGGGCGCCAGCTCTGGCGCGTCGACACCAAGCCGGAGAAGGAGCGCGGTGGTGCCAGCGGCGGCGGCGTCGCCTTCGCCGACGGGCGCGTCTTCGCGGCCACCGGTTTCGGCGAGGTGGTGGCGCTCGATCCCGCCAACGGCTCGATCGTCTGGCGCAAGCGGGTTCCGGGTCCGGTGCGCGGCGCCCCGACCGTCGAGGGCGGGCGTGTCCTCGTCCTGACGCTGGACAACCAGCTCACCGCCCTGTCGGCTTCCGACGGTGCCGTCCAATGGTCGCACCAGGGCATCCTGGAGACGGCGGGCCTGCTGGGCGCCGTCAGCCCGGCCGCCTCGCCGACCCTGATCGTCGCCCCTTACTCCTCCGGCGAGCTGTACGGCTTGCGCCCGGAGAACGGGCGTGTGGCGTGGCAGGAGAGCCTGGCGGCCATCCGTCGCAGCGGCGCCCTGAGCAGCCTCGCCGACATCCGCGGCCTGCCGGTGATGGACCGCGGCGTCGTCTACGGGATCGGCCACTCCGGCCGCATGATCGCCATCGACGAGCGCATCGGCATCCGCCTGTGGGAAGCCGAGATCGGCGGCACCCAGACCCCCTGGCTCGCCGGCGACTATCTGTTCGTCGTCACCAACGATTCGGAGCTGGTTGCCCTGACCCGTCAGGCCGGCCATGCCCGCTGGGTCGCGCAACTCGCCCAGTTCACCGATCCGGAGGACAAGAAGGGGCCGATCACCTGGTCCGGTCCTGTCCTGGCGGGCGGCAAGCTCTACGTCACCGGGTCGAACGGGCAGATGCTCGCCCTGTCGCCCGCCGACGGGCAGGTGCTGACCCGCTATTCGCTGCCGGCCTCCACCTATTTGCCTCCGGTCGTGGCGAACAACACCCTATATGTCCTGGGCGAGAACGGTACGCTGGTGGCGTACCGCTGA
- the radA gene encoding DNA repair protein RadA, protein MAKPTTRYVCQACGASFPKWAGRCDACGEWNTLVEEAAPEAAPKGLGVARGRRLDFVGLAGSSEAPPRRMTRIEEFDRVCGGGLVPGSAILIGGDPGIGKSTLLLQAMARLSQEHRCAYVSGEEAVDQVRLRAVRLGCAAAPVQLASATSVRDIVASLDGTDGPEVVVIDSIQTMYVDNLDSAPGTVAQVRASAQELIRVAKRRGCVLLLVGHVTKEGTIAGPRVLEHMVDTVLYFEGERGHQFRILRAVKNRFGATDEIGVFEMTDGGLGEVANPSALFLAERRGDVSGAAVFAGMEGTRPVLVEVQALVAPSPLGTPRRAVVGWDSARLAMVLAVLEARCGVQIGANDVYLNVAGGLRITEPAADLAVAAALVSSLTGEPVPADAVVFGEIGLSGEVRAVGQSDARLKEAAKLGFSTAIFPARRNGKKPGRGDTGLKSVELQQLSELLPLFQAGSGSRPPRGRD, encoded by the coding sequence TTGGCAAAGCCAACCACCCGCTATGTCTGTCAGGCTTGCGGCGCGTCCTTCCCGAAATGGGCGGGCCGCTGCGACGCCTGCGGCGAATGGAACACCCTCGTCGAGGAAGCCGCCCCGGAAGCCGCCCCCAAGGGATTGGGCGTGGCGCGCGGGCGCCGGCTGGACTTCGTGGGACTGGCCGGGTCCAGCGAGGCGCCGCCGCGCCGCATGACCCGCATCGAGGAATTCGACCGCGTCTGCGGCGGCGGCCTCGTCCCCGGATCGGCGATCCTGATCGGCGGCGATCCCGGCATCGGCAAATCGACCCTTCTCCTCCAGGCCATGGCCCGGCTGTCGCAGGAACACCGCTGCGCCTACGTCTCCGGCGAAGAGGCGGTGGATCAGGTGCGGCTGCGCGCCGTCCGCCTGGGCTGTGCCGCCGCGCCGGTCCAGCTCGCCTCGGCGACCAGCGTGCGCGACATCGTCGCCTCGCTCGACGGCACCGACGGGCCGGAGGTGGTCGTGATCGACTCGATCCAGACCATGTATGTGGACAATCTGGACAGCGCCCCCGGCACTGTCGCCCAGGTCCGGGCGAGCGCGCAGGAGCTGATCCGCGTCGCCAAGCGGCGCGGCTGCGTCCTGCTGCTGGTCGGCCACGTCACCAAGGAAGGCACCATCGCCGGCCCCCGCGTGCTGGAGCACATGGTGGACACGGTGCTCTATTTTGAAGGCGAGCGCGGCCACCAGTTCCGCATCCTGCGCGCGGTGAAGAACCGCTTCGGCGCGACGGACGAGATCGGCGTGTTCGAGATGACCGACGGCGGGCTGGGCGAGGTCGCCAACCCCTCCGCCCTGTTCCTGGCGGAACGGCGCGGCGACGTGTCGGGCGCCGCGGTCTTCGCCGGCATGGAGGGCACCCGCCCGGTGCTGGTCGAGGTCCAGGCGCTGGTCGCCCCCTCCCCGCTCGGCACGCCGCGGCGGGCGGTGGTTGGCTGGGACTCGGCGCGGCTCGCCATGGTCCTGGCGGTGCTGGAGGCGCGCTGCGGCGTGCAGATCGGCGCAAACGACGTTTATCTGAACGTGGCCGGCGGGCTGCGCATCACCGAGCCGGCGGCGGACCTCGCGGTCGCCGCGGCGCTCGTCTCCTCCCTGACCGGGGAGCCGGTGCCCGCCGACGCCGTGGTCTTTGGCGAGATCGGCCTGTCGGGCGAGGTGCGCGCCGTGGGCCAAAGCGACGCCCGGCTGAAGGAAGCCGCGAAGCTGGGGTTTTCAACAGCGATCTTTCCGGCTAGACGGAACGGCAAGAAACCGGGGCGCGGCGACACCGGCCTGAAATCGGTCGAGCTGCAGCAGCTCAGCGAACTGCTGCCGCTGTTCCAGGCCGGATCGGGGTCCCGCCCGCCGCGCGGCCGGGATTGA
- the map gene encoding type I methionyl aminopeptidase yields MADKDARKIPLHGPEEFEAIRKAGRLAAATLDHITPQVVPGVSTGHLNRLIETFMRDNGAIPATLGYHGYPAASCISPNHVVNHGIPSDDKTLVDGDIVNVDVTVILDGWYGDTSRMFFVGDKIGVKARKLVDITYKAMMAGIAQAKPGNHLGDIGHAIQTLAESHRYGVVRDFGGHGIGRVFHDAPHVDHFGKRGTGVLLVPGMVFTIEPMLNAGKPDVKILSDGWTTVTRDRSLSAQFEHQVGITETGCEIFTLSPAGFTQPPYGTVAGAVAA; encoded by the coding sequence GTGGCGGACAAGGACGCGCGGAAGATCCCGCTGCACGGCCCGGAGGAGTTCGAGGCGATCCGCAAGGCCGGGCGGCTGGCCGCGGCGACGCTCGACCACATCACGCCCCAGGTGGTGCCGGGGGTCAGCACGGGCCATCTGAACCGGCTGATCGAAACCTTCATGCGGGACAACGGCGCCATCCCCGCGACCCTCGGCTATCACGGCTATCCGGCGGCGAGCTGCATCTCGCCGAACCATGTGGTGAATCACGGCATTCCGTCCGACGACAAGACGCTGGTCGACGGCGACATCGTGAACGTTGATGTGACGGTGATCCTGGACGGCTGGTACGGCGACACCAGCCGCATGTTCTTCGTCGGCGACAAGATCGGGGTGAAGGCGCGCAAGCTGGTCGACATCACCTACAAGGCGATGATGGCCGGCATTGCGCAGGCCAAGCCGGGCAACCATCTGGGCGACATCGGCCACGCCATCCAGACCCTGGCCGAATCCCACCGCTACGGCGTGGTGCGCGACTTCGGCGGGCACGGCATCGGGCGGGTGTTCCACGACGCGCCCCATGTCGACCATTTCGGCAAGCGCGGCACCGGGGTTCTGCTGGTTCCGGGCATGGTCTTCACCATCGAGCCGATGCTCAACGCCGGCAAGCCGGACGTGAAGATCCTGTCGGACGGCTGGACCACCGTCACCCGCGACCGCTCCCTGTCCGCCCAGTTCGAGCATCAGGTCGGGATCACCGAGACGGGCTGCGAGATCTTCACCCTGTCCCCGGCGGGCTTCACCCAGCCGCCCTATGGAACCGTCGCCGGGGCCGTCGCGGCATGA
- the purF gene encoding amidophosphoribosyltransferase: MLTTHPFDDDKLREECGVFGIHSHPQAGAITALGLHALQHRGQEACGIVSHDGDRFHLEHTLGLVGDHFSSEAIIGKLKGPQAIGHVRYATTGDTTIRNVQPLYADFEFGGFALAHNGNLTNAHTLRRQLVRRGCLFQSTTDTETIVHLMAIARGGSPVDRLIEAVRQVEGAFSLVALTPNEVIGVRDPLGVRPLVLGKLGDTYIVTSETCALDIVGADYVRDVEPGEMVVLNDQGVQSLRPFQPQGRRFCIFEYIYFARPDSVMEGSSVYNARQRIGAELARESGIEADVVVPVPDSGVPAALGYATQSGVPFELGIIRNHYVGRTFIEPTDQIRHLGVKLKHNANRAMIEGKRVVLVDDSIVRGTTSKKIVEMVRAAGAKEVHMRISSPPTSHPCFYGIDTPEQSKLLAHRMSVEEMRDFIQADSLAFISLDGLYRAMGAERRDPQKLTFCDACFTGDYPIALTDALDHPPVEANVRIRA, translated from the coding sequence ATGCTGACGACGCATCCGTTCGACGACGACAAGCTGCGCGAGGAGTGCGGCGTGTTCGGCATCCACAGCCATCCGCAGGCGGGGGCCATCACCGCGCTCGGCCTGCACGCGCTGCAGCATCGCGGCCAGGAAGCCTGCGGCATCGTCAGCCACGACGGCGACCGCTTCCATCTGGAGCACACGCTGGGCCTCGTCGGCGATCACTTCTCGTCGGAAGCGATCATCGGCAAGCTGAAGGGCCCGCAGGCCATCGGCCACGTCCGCTACGCCACCACCGGCGACACGACGATCCGCAACGTCCAGCCGCTCTACGCCGACTTCGAATTCGGCGGCTTCGCGCTGGCCCACAACGGCAACCTGACCAACGCTCACACGCTGCGCCGCCAGCTTGTCCGCCGCGGCTGCCTGTTCCAGTCCACCACCGACACCGAGACCATCGTCCATCTGATGGCCATCGCCCGCGGCGGTTCGCCGGTCGACCGGCTGATCGAGGCGGTGCGGCAGGTCGAAGGCGCCTTCTCCCTGGTGGCGCTGACCCCGAACGAGGTGATCGGCGTGCGTGACCCGCTGGGCGTCCGCCCGCTGGTTCTGGGCAAGCTGGGCGACACCTACATCGTGACCAGCGAGACCTGCGCCCTGGACATTGTCGGCGCCGACTATGTGCGCGACGTCGAGCCGGGCGAGATGGTTGTGCTGAACGACCAGGGCGTGCAGAGCCTGCGCCCCTTCCAGCCGCAGGGCCGCCGCTTCTGCATCTTCGAATACATCTACTTCGCACGGCCCGACAGCGTGATGGAGGGCTCCTCCGTCTACAACGCCCGCCAGCGGATCGGCGCCGAGCTGGCCCGCGAATCGGGGATCGAGGCCGACGTCGTGGTGCCGGTTCCGGACAGCGGCGTGCCGGCGGCCCTCGGCTACGCCACGCAGAGCGGCGTGCCCTTCGAGCTGGGCATCATCCGCAACCACTATGTCGGCCGCACCTTCATTGAGCCGACCGACCAGATCCGTCATCTGGGCGTGAAGCTGAAGCACAACGCCAACCGCGCCATGATCGAGGGCAAGCGGGTGGTGCTGGTGGACGACAGCATCGTGCGCGGCACGACCTCCAAGAAGATCGTCGAAATGGTGCGCGCCGCCGGGGCGAAGGAGGTGCACATGCGCATCTCCAGCCCGCCGACCTCGCACCCCTGCTTCTACGGCATCGACACGCCGGAGCAGAGCAAGCTGCTCGCCCACCGCATGTCGGTGGAGGAGATGCGCGACTTCATCCAGGCCGACAGCCTCGCCTTCATCTCCCTGGACGGCCTCTACCGGGCCATGGGCGCCGAGCGCCGCGACCCGCAGAAGCTGACCTTCTGTGACGCCTGTTTCACCGGCGACTACCCCATCGCGCTGACCGACGCGCTGGACCACCCGCCGGTCGAGGCGAACGTCCGCATCCGCGCCTGA